In one Brassica oleracea var. oleracea cultivar TO1000 chromosome C9, BOL, whole genome shotgun sequence genomic region, the following are encoded:
- the LOC106318836 gene encoding dr1-associated corepressor homolog, giving the protein MRKKLDTRFPAARIKKIMQADEDVGKIALAVPVLVSKALELFLQDLCDRTYEITLQRGAKTVSSLHLKNCVETYNVFDFLREVVSKVPDYGHGHGHGHGHGNGQADATMDDRTISKRRKPTGDEANDSDEEIKKTKVHETGQVGPSGRGRGRGRGRGRGRSAKTAEKELLQREMETEPTILSAPPQLTQDGITMLPSQPQQDTEKKEVDDMSKQELQSPKAGNDDTNSGLGRDFDLNTQTLEVETKPPVVVVTASTETTKPEEYPGWSISDIGNMDPMQLASMGKRLDEEEEEEEDYDEVDA; this is encoded by the exons ATGAGGAAGAAGCTCGACACACGTTTCCCTGCT GCGCGTATAAAAAAAATAATGCAAGCTGACGAGGATGTTGGCAAGATCGCTTTAGCTGTGCCTGTCCTAGTTT CAAAAGCTTTGGAATTGTTCTTACAAGACCTTTGTGATCGTACCTATGAAATCACCCTTCAGAGAGGAGCCAAGACCGTGAGCTCTTTGCACCT AAAAAATTGTGTGGAAACATACAACGTGTTCGACTTTCTGAGGGAAGTTGTCAGCAAGGTTCCTGACTATGGCCATGGGCATGGTCACGGTCACGGTCACGGTAATGGCCAGGCTGATGCGACCATGGACGATCGCACTATCTCCAAGAGAAG GAAGCCTACGGGGGATGAAGCTAATGACAGCGATGAGGAGATAAAGAAAACCAAAGTG CATGAGACGGGGCAAGTGGGACCCAGTGGAAGGGGTAGAGGCAGAGGGCGTGGAAGGGGACGTGGACGAAGTGCTAAAACAGCTGAAAAGGAGCTTCTTCAACGCGAGATGGAAACAGAGCCAACCATATTGTCAGCACCACCACAGCTTACACAAGACGGTATCACGATGCTGCCTTCACAACCACAACAAGACACTGAGAAGAAGGAGGTAGATGACATGTCTAAGCAAGAGCTGCAAAGTCCAAAAGCAGGTAACGACGACACAAACTCAGGGTTAGGTCGAGATTTCGATCTGAACACACAAACCCTCGAAGTAGAGACAAAGCCACCAGTGGTGGTGGTCACAGCCTCAACAGAGACAACAAAACCAGAGGAGTATCCGGGTTGGTCCATATCGGATATAGGGAATATGGATCCAATGCAGCTTGCTAGTATGGGTAAGAGGTTAGACGAAGAGGAAGAGGAAGAAGAAGATTATGACGAGGTGGATGCTTGA
- the LOC106317629 gene encoding putative RING-H2 finger protein ATL69: MLPTNPPATGVGLGYGIGIAVSILILISTIMLASYICIRLKSAPRDGATSEGVLDSPAAEVKLGLDRPVIESYPRIVLGESRRLPRPNNGPCSICLCDYEARDPVRCIPECNHCFHADCVDEWLRTSATCPLCRNSPAPSRLATPLSDLVPVAFQIR; this comes from the coding sequence ATGCTTCCAACAAATCCTCCGGCCACTGGGGTTGGACTTGGTTACGGCATCGGCATCGCGGTGAGCATCCTCATTCTCATCTCCACGATAATGCTCGCTTCATACATATGCATAAGGTTAAAATCTGCTCCAAGAGACGGAGCCACGAGCGAGGGAGTTCTTGACTCGCCGGCGGCTGAGGTGAAGCTCGGGCTGGACCGGCCTGTTATAGAGTCATATCCAAGGATAGTGCTTGGAGAGAGCAGAAGATTACCGAGGCCCAATAACGGTCCATGTTCGATATGCCTATGTGATTACGAAGCTAGAGATCCGGTTCGGTGTATACCGGAATGTAATCACTGCTTTCATGCTGATTGTGTTGATGAGTGGCTCCGGACAAGTGCCACGTGTCCTCTTTGTAGAAACTCACCGGCTCCGTCTAGGCTTGCCACACCATTGTCTGATTTGGTCCCAGTCGCCTTTCAAATCAGGTGA
- the LOC106317170 gene encoding WAT1-related protein At5g07050: MSMEKLGCCESFLKSSKPYFAMISLQFGYAGMNIITKISLNTGMSHYVLVVYRHAIATAVIAPFAFFFERKAQPKITFTIFMQLFILGLLGPVIDQNFYYMGLKYTSPTFSCAMSNMLPAMTFILAVLFRMEMLDVKKLWCQAKIAGTVVTVAGAMLMTIYKGPIVELFWTKYMHLQHANDTTPSSNSNDNKDFLKGSILLIFATLAWASLFVLQAKILKTYSKHQLTLTTLVCFIGTLQAVAVTFVMEHNPSAWRIGWDMNLLAAAYSGIVASSISYYVQGIVMKKRGPVFATAFSPLMMVIVAIMGSFILAEKIFLGGVIGAVLIVIGLYAVLWGKQKENEVTHCEILERPTKNIDPSSKVTEDVEANNGTEMKYSDSILSTIVISAPASETTLKKTIQEP; encoded by the exons ATGTCGATGGAGAAGCTTGGCTGCTGTGAAAGCTTCCTCAAAAGCTCAAAGCCCTACTTCGCCATGATATCTCTCCAGTTTGGCTACGCCGGCATGAACATAATTACCAAAATATCCCTCAACACCGGTATGAGCCACTACGTCCTTGTCGTCTACCGCCATGCAATCGCCACCGCCGTTATTGCCCCCTTCGCTTTCTTCTTCGAAAG GAAAGCTCAGCCGAAAATAACTTTCACCATTTTCATGCAACTATTCATTCTCGGCCTTCTTGG GCCCGTGATCGATCAAAACTTCTACTATATGGGGTTGAAATATACGTCGCCCACGTTCTCGTGCGCCATGAGTAACATGCTTCCGGCTATGACCTTTATCTTGGCCGTTCTATTCCG GATGGAGATGTTGGACGTGAAGAAACTGTGGTGCCAGGCGAAAATAGCTGGAACGGTGGTGACCGTAGCCGGAGCCATGTTAATGACAATTTATAAGGGACCCATCGTTGAGCTATTTTGGACTAAATATATGCATCTCCAACATGCTAACGACACGACACCGTCTAGCAATTCAAATGATAATAAAGATTTTCTAAAAGGCTCCATCCTCCTCATCTTTGCTACCCTTGCATGGGCCTCCCTCTTCGTTCTTCAG GCGAAGATACTAAAGACGTACTCGAAGCATCAGCTTACTTTAACAACACTAGTTTGCTTCATCGGAACATTACAAGCAGTTGCTGTGACGTTTGTCATGGAACACAACCCATCAGCTTGGAGAATTGGCTGGGACATGAACCTCCTTGCCGCCGCTTACTCT GGGATCGTGGCATCAAGTATCTCATACTATGTGCAAGGGATAGTGATGAAGAAAAGAGGACCTGTATTTGCTACTGCCTTTAGCCCTTTGATGATGGTTATTGTTGCAATCATGGGTTCTTTTATTTTGGCAGAAAAGATCTTCCTTGGAGG GGTGATTGGAGCAGTACTTATTGTAATTGGACTGTATGCAGTCTTGTGGGGAAAGCAAAAGGAAAATGAAGTAACGCATTGTGAGATTTTAGAGCGTCCCACCAAGAATATCGACCCGAGTAGTAAAGTAACTGAGGATGTGGAAGCTAATAATGGAACTGAAATGAAATATTCGGACTCTATACTATCAACGATTGTAATCAGCGCTCCAGCTTCAGAAACAACTTTGAAGAAAACTATCCAAGAGCCATGA